A genome region from Drosophila simulans strain w501 chromosome 2R, Prin_Dsim_3.1, whole genome shotgun sequence includes the following:
- the LOC6735584 gene encoding uncharacterized protein LOC6735584 isoform X2 — MQRLHAIPKSPKDFDKCLVELYKPKKFVAESLTSIYSSRTSVDLNGFIRIDSARAIGDRHLKASPKLPSIQERSSQSQNKNLYDLSLQLTDQEEAGISDCEKSKPVKAIPIGQGNEGSFDLMKQLKVRDRTKVKDAGHHRKKTPSFSTIPCTNKRIKRKKRENDENVAGPLNLKTFTKLRRRLPESYQYLCAEPVILPSKTPDAPVTTNRPPVKVQEAKVKPRLVEPESDAESFRYSDNPKKTLKILFERAARNTGTHNRDVEVETFENINLGGVLEDRASQQVQLALHVIGKNINICLFLWPPWRTWSISCTTILLAK; from the exons ATGCAACGCTTACACGCTATCCCAAAAAGTCC AAAAGATTTTGACAAATGTTTGGTTGAGCTGTACAAACCCAAGAAGTTTGTGGCCGAATC ACTGACTTCCATTTATTCGAGTCGCACCTCAGTTGACTTAAATGGATTCATTCGCATTGATTCAGCCAGGGCCATCGGGGATCGTCACCTGAAAGCTTCCCCAAAATTGCCCAGCATCCAGGAGCGCAGTTCGCAATCGCAGAACAAGAATCTCTATGACCTCTCCCTCCAACTCACGGATCAGGAGGAAGCCGGGATCTCGGATTGTGAGAAGTCGAAGCCGGTTAAAGCCATTCCGATTGGTCAGGGTAATGAGGGGTCTTTCGATCTAATGAAGCAATTGAAAGTTAGGGATCGGACGAAGGTAAAGGACGCCGGGCACCACAGAAAAAAAACTCCCTCTTTTTCCACTATACCGTGCACAAACAAGAGG atcaaaagaaagaaaagggaaaatgaTGAAAACGTTGCCGGACCCCTTAACTTAAAAACGTTTACTAAG TTAAGACGCAGGCTTCCCGAAAGCTATCAATACCTCTGTGCCGAACCAGTGATCTTACCTTCAAAAACGCCTGACGCCCCAGTCACAACAAACCGGCCACCGGTCAAAGTACAGGAAGCCAAAGTTAAACCTCGTCTAGTAGAACCCGAATCAGATGCGGAATCCTTTAGATACTCCGATAACCCAAAGAAGACCCTCAAAATACTGTTTGAAAGAGCAGCTCGGAATACTGGGACCCACAATCGggatgtggaagtggaaacatttgaaaatataaatttgggAGGAGTGCTTGAGGATCGCGCTTCGCAGCAGGTTCAACTTGCGCTGCATGTGATTGGTAAGAATATCAATA TTTGCTTATTTTTGTGGCCACCCTGGCGTACTTGGTCTATATCCTGTACTACGATATTACTAGCAAAATGA
- the LOC6735584 gene encoding uncharacterized protein LOC6735584 isoform X3, producing MQRLHAIPKSPKDFDKCLVELYKPKKFVAESLTSIYSSRTSVDLNGFIRIDSARAIGDRHLKASPKLPSIQERSSQSQNKNLYDLSLQLTDQEEAGISDCEKSKPVKAIPIGQGNEGSFDLMKQLKVRDRTKVKDAGHHRKKTPSFSTIPCTNKRIKRKKRENDENVAGPLNLKTFTKLRRRLPESYQYLCAEPVILPSKTPDAPVTTNRPPVKVQEAKVKPRLVEPESDAESFRYSDNPKKTLKILFERAARNTGTHNRDVEVETFENINLGGVLEDRASQQVQLALHVIVCLFLWPPWRTWSISCTTILLAK from the exons ATGCAACGCTTACACGCTATCCCAAAAAGTCC AAAAGATTTTGACAAATGTTTGGTTGAGCTGTACAAACCCAAGAAGTTTGTGGCCGAATC ACTGACTTCCATTTATTCGAGTCGCACCTCAGTTGACTTAAATGGATTCATTCGCATTGATTCAGCCAGGGCCATCGGGGATCGTCACCTGAAAGCTTCCCCAAAATTGCCCAGCATCCAGGAGCGCAGTTCGCAATCGCAGAACAAGAATCTCTATGACCTCTCCCTCCAACTCACGGATCAGGAGGAAGCCGGGATCTCGGATTGTGAGAAGTCGAAGCCGGTTAAAGCCATTCCGATTGGTCAGGGTAATGAGGGGTCTTTCGATCTAATGAAGCAATTGAAAGTTAGGGATCGGACGAAGGTAAAGGACGCCGGGCACCACAGAAAAAAAACTCCCTCTTTTTCCACTATACCGTGCACAAACAAGAGG atcaaaagaaagaaaagggaaaatgaTGAAAACGTTGCCGGACCCCTTAACTTAAAAACGTTTACTAAG TTAAGACGCAGGCTTCCCGAAAGCTATCAATACCTCTGTGCCGAACCAGTGATCTTACCTTCAAAAACGCCTGACGCCCCAGTCACAACAAACCGGCCACCGGTCAAAGTACAGGAAGCCAAAGTTAAACCTCGTCTAGTAGAACCCGAATCAGATGCGGAATCCTTTAGATACTCCGATAACCCAAAGAAGACCCTCAAAATACTGTTTGAAAGAGCAGCTCGGAATACTGGGACCCACAATCGggatgtggaagtggaaacatttgaaaatataaatttgggAGGAGTGCTTGAGGATCGCGCTTCGCAGCAGGTTCAACTTGCGCTGCATGTGATTG TTTGCTTATTTTTGTGGCCACCCTGGCGTACTTGGTCTATATCCTGTACTACGATATTACTAGCAAAATGA
- the LOC6735584 gene encoding uncharacterized protein LOC6735584 isoform X1, with the protein MQRLHAIPKSPKDFDKCLVELYKPKKFVAESLTSIYSSRTSVDLNGFIRIDSARAIGDRHLKASPKLPSIQERSSQSQNKNLYDLSLQLTDQEEAGISDCEKSKPVKAIPIGQGNEGSFDLMKQLKVRDRTKVKDAGHHRKKTPSFSTIPCTNKRIKRKKRENDENVAGPLNLKTFTKLRRRLPESYQYLCAEPVILPSKTPDAPVTTNRPPVKVQEAKVKPRLVEPESDAESFRYSDNPKKTLKILFERAARNTGTHNRDVEVETFENINLGGVLEDRASQQVQLALHVIDDHYFYSLLIFVATLAYLVYILYYDITSKMNEEGRYQEKMKNSRLPMKAYYYLMRLLRAPIF; encoded by the exons ATGCAACGCTTACACGCTATCCCAAAAAGTCC AAAAGATTTTGACAAATGTTTGGTTGAGCTGTACAAACCCAAGAAGTTTGTGGCCGAATC ACTGACTTCCATTTATTCGAGTCGCACCTCAGTTGACTTAAATGGATTCATTCGCATTGATTCAGCCAGGGCCATCGGGGATCGTCACCTGAAAGCTTCCCCAAAATTGCCCAGCATCCAGGAGCGCAGTTCGCAATCGCAGAACAAGAATCTCTATGACCTCTCCCTCCAACTCACGGATCAGGAGGAAGCCGGGATCTCGGATTGTGAGAAGTCGAAGCCGGTTAAAGCCATTCCGATTGGTCAGGGTAATGAGGGGTCTTTCGATCTAATGAAGCAATTGAAAGTTAGGGATCGGACGAAGGTAAAGGACGCCGGGCACCACAGAAAAAAAACTCCCTCTTTTTCCACTATACCGTGCACAAACAAGAGG atcaaaagaaagaaaagggaaaatgaTGAAAACGTTGCCGGACCCCTTAACTTAAAAACGTTTACTAAG TTAAGACGCAGGCTTCCCGAAAGCTATCAATACCTCTGTGCCGAACCAGTGATCTTACCTTCAAAAACGCCTGACGCCCCAGTCACAACAAACCGGCCACCGGTCAAAGTACAGGAAGCCAAAGTTAAACCTCGTCTAGTAGAACCCGAATCAGATGCGGAATCCTTTAGATACTCCGATAACCCAAAGAAGACCCTCAAAATACTGTTTGAAAGAGCAGCTCGGAATACTGGGACCCACAATCGggatgtggaagtggaaacatttgaaaatataaatttgggAGGAGTGCTTGAGGATCGCGCTTCGCAGCAGGTTCAACTTGCGCTGCATGTGATTG ATGATCACTACTTTTATAGTTTGCTTATTTTTGTGGCCACCCTGGCGTACTTGGTCTATATCCTGTACTACGATATTACTAGCAAAATGAACGAAGAAGGCCGGTATcaggaaaaaatgaaaaactctAGACTGCCGATGAAGGCTTACTACTATTTGATGCGTCTGCTCAGAGCGCCCATTTTCTGA
- the LOC6740556 gene encoding CLIP domain-containing serine protease 2, with the protein MKIFVAEIAVLAMLVLGARLGSSTLLTNNCGTTRHPSRIRRVVGGRDADRFGNPWMAMVLYDDKFCGGSLITRLFVLTSADCASWRPKQVILGEYDTNCTSVDCTSIRQVMDIDERIIHDQFDLENYKRNDIALLRLAKKVSISDYVRPICLFVDRQVGRGVQYFTATGWGATNQNERSTILQKVTLSRFNRKYCERIFKENMVASLLCVGGPRKDTCDGDIGGPLSVKLRIDGEGKWNSKSRTFLIGMTSYGTYSCSGIGAYTNVEHHVDWIVQSINRSNELASQTPKIAKDLIS; encoded by the exons ATGAAGATCTTCGTAGCTGAAATAGCGGTACTAGCGATGTTGGTCCTTGGCGCAAGGCTAGGTTCCAGCACCCTGCTGACGAATAATTGCGGGACAACGAGGCACCCATCGAGAATTCGGCGGGTTGTTGGAGGTAGAGATGCGGACAGGTTCGGCAACCCCTGGATGGCCATGGTGCTTTATGACGATAAATTCTGCGGCGGTTCGCTTATCACTCGTC tttttgtCCTGACCTCAGCGGATTGCGCCTCATGGCGTCCCAA ACAAGTGATCTTGGGCGAATACGACACGAACTGCACTTCTGTGGATTGCACGTCCATCCGCCAAGTTATGGATATCGATGAGCGGATTATCCATGACCAATTCGACTTGGAAAACTACAAACGTAATGATATTGCGCTGCTTCGGTTGGCAAAGAAGGTGTCGATCTCAG ACTATGTCAGGCCAATTTGCCTGTTCGTCGATCGCCAAGTGGGTCGTGGTGTTCAATATTTCACTGCCACCGGTTGGGGCGCTACCAACCAGAATGAACGCTCCACCATTTTACAGAAAGTCACTTTGAGTAGATTTAATAGAAAGTATTGTGAACGCATTTTCAAGGAGAACATGGTTGCATCCCTGTTATGTGTTGGTGGTCCAAGAAAGGACACTTGTGATGGGGATATTGGAGGCCCGCTGAGCGTAAAGTTGAGGATCGATGGTGAGGGCAAGTGGAATAGTAAATCTCGGACTTTCCTCATCGGCATGACCAGTTATGGTACTTATTCTTGTAGTGGTATCGGTGCTTACACAAATGTTGAGCACCACGTGGATTGGATTGTACAATCCATCAACAGAAGCAATGAGCTTGCGTCGCAAACGCCGAAAATTGCCAAAGACCTTATAAGTTAA
- the LOC27208825 gene encoding uncharacterized protein LOC27208825: MRSGHVPSLAAGYCQSGILNPVVQFSRKGVVDGVGEGESWERMPHPLPSCPVRRAVQSCAGINFAITRNYSPEKSQQRRTRRWQEQNLIAITALKFLAVHWRSPNEWTHNQALNSGDQSTGQSTTIGAERAQVQEPH, from the exons ATGAGGAGTGGTCATGTTCCTTCCTTGGCTGCGGGTTATTGCCAGAGCGGAATCCTCAATCCCGTAGTTCAGTTTAGCCGGAAAGGAGTGGTAGATGGAGTGGGAGAGGGCGAAAGCTGGGAAAGGATGCCCCACCCCCTGCCATCCTGTCCTGTCCGACGAGCGGTGCAGTCATGTGCAGGAATTAATTTTGCGATTACGCGTAATTACAGCCCGGAAAAAAGTCAACAAAGAAGGACGCGGCGCTGGCAGGAGCAAAACTTAATTGCGA TTACAGCTTTGAAATTTCTCGCGGTGCACTGGAGATCGCCCAATGAATGGACCCACAATCAAGCGCTCAACTCGGGCGACCAATCAACGGGGCAATCAACGACCATCGGCGCGGAGCGGGCGCAAGTACAAGAACCGCATTGA
- the LOC6735586 gene encoding U-scoloptoxin(19)-Tl1a isoform X1, with amino-acid sequence MSPRRSLLCCLLVSSILVLHQAQANIETNDVNDPNYYMLQGVRVYPNDRQCVMVGGLCVAESDCIEPTSNKGLCPTSAGEGVECCYELPVRPAPCAEHLGQCMDRCHQRLLRPGLDCKNGQVCCVLI; translated from the exons ATGTCGCCGAGAAGGAGCTTGCTGTGCTGCCTGCTGGTGAGCAGCATCCTGGTGCTGCACCAGGCTCAGGCCAACATCGAGACAAACGATGTGAATGACCCCAATTACTACA TGCTGcagggtgtgcgtgtgtatccCAATGACCGACAGTGCGTCATGGTCGGAGGACTGTGCGTCGCGGAGTCCGACTGCATCGAACCCACCTCGAACAAGGGATTGTGTCCCACGAGTGCCGGAGAGGGCGTGGAGTGCTGCTACGAAC TGCCGGTCAGACCAGCGCCCTGTGCGGAACACCTGGGACAGTGCATGGACCGTTGCCACCAGAGGCTCCTGCGACCCGGTTTGGATTGCAAGAATGGCCAAGTCTGCTGCGTCCTGATTTAG
- the LOC6735586 gene encoding uncharacterized protein LOC6735586 isoform X2 — translation MSPRRSLLCCLLVSSILVLHQAQANIETNDVNDPNYYMLQGVRVYPNDRQCVMVGGLCVAESDCIEPTSNKGLCPTSAGEGVECCYELRSNPTPASHR, via the exons ATGTCGCCGAGAAGGAGCTTGCTGTGCTGCCTGCTGGTGAGCAGCATCCTGGTGCTGCACCAGGCTCAGGCCAACATCGAGACAAACGATGTGAATGACCCCAATTACTACA TGCTGcagggtgtgcgtgtgtatccCAATGACCGACAGTGCGTCATGGTCGGAGGACTGTGCGTCGCGGAGTCCGACTGCATCGAACCCACCTCGAACAAGGGATTGTGTCCCACGAGTGCCGGAGAGGGCGTGGAGTGCTGCTACGAAC TCCGATCAAACCCAACACCTGCTTCGCACCGCTAA
- the LOC6735587 gene encoding uncharacterized protein LOC6735587, protein MASDALSLRHTVEAERSIRYGGQSASASKSSPSPSQAQARLRSQLPGAVLSEVNDLWKFIDCNSSRQVCEPKTNNIPSYLSSSSNSRIHTMWPIMIVIIASSCCVDGQSYLFSLENVLNESARPLPYNLTNANGTAEVELFPDTISNNTRIIVYKNTVVESPNDLSQTAMDVITIVWYVATFLALAAFFMLMACSDRRCRDMRRRPAGGQSTEGLRAPPTPSPSYSEFAPPSYDTVIKMQHAAKTSVFVIPFSNKAGELGAPPSGTPPPTSNPLPAAVTCDVIIVNELQKSAD, encoded by the exons ATGGCGAGCGACGCGCTCAGTCTGCGACACACAGTTGAAGCTGAAAGATCGATTCGATACGGCGGTCagtccgcatccgcatccaagtcaagtccaagtccaagtcaaGCCCAAGCCCGCCTCCGTTCCCAATTGCCCGGTGCAGTTCTCAGTGAAGTGAACGATTTATGGAAATTCATTGATTGCAATTCAAGCCGACAAGTGTGTgaaccaaaaacaaacaacattcCGAGTTACCtgagcagcagtagcaacagccGGATCCATACAATGTGGCCCATTATGATAG TTATCATCGCCAGCTCGTGCTGCGTAGACGGCCAGTCCTATCTCTTCAGCCTGGAGAACGTTCTCAACGAGTCCGCCCGCCCACTGCCCTACAACCTGACGAACGCCAACGGAACCGCCGAGGTGGAATTGTTTCCCGACACCATCTCGAACAACACGCGGATTATTGTCTACAAGAACA CTGTCGTCGAATCGCCCAACGATCTGTCCCAGACGGCGATGGATGTGATCACTATTGTGTGGTATGTGGCCACGTTCCTGGCCCTGGCCGCCTTCTTCATGCTGATGGCCTGTTCGGATCGCAGATGCCGCGACATGAGGCGTCGTCCCGCCGGAGGTCAGTCCACCGAGGGTCTGCGGGCACCACCCACGCCCTCGCCCTCCTACAGCGAGTTTGCGCCTCCCAGCTACGATACGGTGATCAAGATGCAGCACGCGGCCAAGACGAGCGTGTTTGTGATACCGTTCAGCAACAAGGCCGGTGAACTGGGTGCTCCACCGTCGGGTACGCCGCCCCCAACTTCCAACCCATTGCCAGCCGCAGTCACCTGCGATGTGATCATCGTCAATGAACTGCAGAAGTCCGCTGACTAA
- the LOC6735588 gene encoding uncharacterized protein LOC6735588 translates to MLVKCGIGFGSLWPLAMMVAFSTAYKNVRLQDNMCSDKLFYTLAKPFRGDPTVRLEFEDTSGAIVTQMWNLTLPHGHTANKIKYDCQFRVVTSERPRRGIYTIITRLKFRRDPVSKECIDYIQFTSGNRSPSERICTDISIDGPAGRLIFDQRDRDVNVHIFIDRSRHILGDPLELRMVLTAHSECQFNGDFLCEPNDQYSCISRHFVRDNITNCLYPCRDEGTCFHDAIVPEIDTANVAISALTSLIFTMVGVGFCVWICWKYWNCITVQQRAHEASAARFHQRRVRSDVPTIELPPSVHYDDSVLHEHDTQQQQQPATPKDLPPSYESLFPER, encoded by the exons ATGTTGGTCAAGTGCGGCATCGGATTCGGGTCACTCTGGCCACTGGCCATGATGGTGGCATTTTCCACTGCCTACAAAAACG TTCGTCTTCAGGACAACATGTGCTCGGACAAACTGTTCTACACGCTGGCCAAGCCGTTCCGTGGCGACCCGACTGTGCGGCTGGAGTTCGAGGACACCTCCGGTGCGATCGTGACGCAGATGTGGAATTTGACACTGCCCCACGGCCATACGGCCAACAAGATTAAGTACGATTGCCAGTTTAGGGTCGTGACCAGCGAGCGACCGCGACGCGGCATTTACACCATCATTACGCGGCTTAAGTTTCGGCGCGACCCTGTTTCCAAGGAGTGCATCGACTACATTCAGTTCACCAGCGGCAATCGCTCGCCCAGCGAACGCATTTGCACCGACATCTCCATTGATGGCCCGGCCGGACGTCTGATCTTCGATCAGCGTGACCGCGACGTCAACGTGCACATCTTTATCGATCGATCGCGTCATATACTGGGTGATCCCCTGGAGCTGCGCATGGTGCTTACGGCACACTCGGAGTGCCAGTTTAATGGTGACTTCCTTTGCGAGCCCAACGACCAGTACTCGTGCATTTCGCGTCACTTTGTGCGGGACAATATCACCAACTGCCTGTATCCGTGCCGCGACGAGGGCACCTGCTTTCATGACGCCATTGTGCCGGAGATCGATACGGCCAATGTGGCTATATCGGCGCTGACCTCGCTCATCTTTACCATGGTGGGCGTGGGCTTCTGTGTGTGGATCTGCTGGAAGTATTGGAACTGCATTACGGTGCAGCAGCGAGCGCACGAAGCCTCCGCTGCCCGCTTCCATCAGCGTCGAGTCAGA TCGGATGTGCCCACCATTGAGCTGCCACCATCGGTGCACTACGATGATAGCGTCTTGCACGAGCACGAtacccagcagcaacagcaacccgCCACGCCAAAGGATCTACCGCCCAGCTATGAGTCCCTGTTCCCGGAAAGATAA